From Chloroflexota bacterium, the proteins below share one genomic window:
- the coaBC gene encoding bifunctional phosphopantothenoylcysteine decarboxylase/phosphopantothenate--cysteine ligase CoaBC, which yields MILKGKRILLGVTGGIAVYKVVHLASRLTQAGAHVDVVMTEAATRFVAPMTFQAVTQRPVYVDPWQPIPDGEHARIAHVHLARSADLFVVAPATANTLARLAHGLADDLLTSTALSCAAPWLIAPAMESHMWASPATQANVATLRDRGVTFVGPAAGHLASGAKGVGRMVELEEIVEAVRALLGRDGPLAGRRVVITAGGTREPIDPVRYIGNRSSGRMGVALARAARDLGAEVVLIHGPLQVPVPWGVEARYAETAQAMYEATMAILPETDVLVGAAAVADFRPAEPAADKVKKEGAQELVIRLVRTPDILAEVGRRRRELGRPQVVVGFAAETRDLIAYAQEKLHAKNLDMVVANDISAPDAGFAVDTNRVTILRRGKEPEPWPLLPKDDVAERVMQEVVALLHRVEEADDE from the coding sequence AAGTGGTGCATCTGGCCAGCCGGCTGACCCAGGCCGGGGCCCACGTGGACGTGGTGATGACGGAGGCGGCCACGCGTTTCGTCGCTCCCATGACGTTCCAGGCCGTCACGCAGCGGCCTGTGTACGTCGATCCGTGGCAGCCGATCCCCGACGGCGAACATGCTCGCATCGCCCACGTCCACCTGGCGCGATCAGCCGACCTCTTCGTCGTCGCCCCGGCTACGGCTAACACGCTGGCCCGGCTGGCCCACGGCCTAGCCGACGATCTGCTGACCTCGACCGCGCTGAGCTGCGCCGCGCCGTGGCTCATCGCGCCGGCCATGGAGTCGCACATGTGGGCGAGCCCGGCGACCCAGGCCAACGTGGCGACTTTGCGGGACCGGGGGGTGACCTTCGTGGGCCCCGCGGCGGGCCATCTGGCGTCGGGCGCGAAAGGCGTGGGGCGCATGGTGGAGCTGGAGGAGATCGTGGAGGCCGTGCGGGCGCTCCTGGGCCGGGATGGCCCGCTGGCCGGCCGACGCGTGGTCATCACCGCGGGGGGCACTCGCGAGCCCATCGACCCAGTGCGCTATATCGGCAATCGCTCGTCCGGCAGGATGGGGGTGGCCCTGGCCCGGGCGGCGCGGGATCTGGGCGCCGAAGTCGTTTTGATCCACGGCCCGTTGCAGGTGCCCGTGCCATGGGGCGTGGAGGCGAGATACGCGGAGACGGCCCAGGCCATGTACGAGGCGACCATGGCGATCCTGCCGGAGACGGACGTGCTGGTGGGCGCGGCAGCGGTGGCGGACTTCCGTCCGGCCGAGCCGGCCGCGGATAAGGTGAAGAAGGAGGGGGCGCAGGAGCTAGTCATCCGGCTGGTGCGCACGCCGGACATCCTCGCCGAGGTGGGGCGTCGGCGGCGCGAGCTGGGGCGGCCGCAGGTGGTCGTCGGGTTCGCCGCGGAGACGCGAGACCTCATCGCGTACGCGCAGGAAAAGCTGCATGCCAAGAACCTGGACATGGTGGTCGCCAACGACATCTCCGCTCCGGACGCGGGCTTCGCCGTGGACACGAACCGGGTGACGATCCTGCGCCGGGGGAAGGAGCCCGAGCCGTGGCCGCTGTTGCCCAAGGATGACGTGGCCGAGCGGGTGATGCAGGAGGTGGTCGCGCTCCTGCACCGGGTGGAGGAGGCGGACGATGAGTAA
- a CDS encoding P1 family peptidase gives MSKVVRITDVPGIRVGHATDEQGITGCTVVLCESGAVVGVDQRGGAPGTRETDLARPMHLVREAHAVVLAGGSAFGLAAADGVMRWLAGHEVGYEALGVRVPIVPAAILFDLALGDPHAHPDAEMGWRACEAATDGPIAEGSVGAGTGATVGKVLGMESAMKGGIGTAAEDLGNGLIVGALVAVNALGDVVDPATGGILAGARLPDGGFADTLAVLRQMRIQPPPGESTVIGVVVTSARLDKEGACKVAQMAQDGLARAVRPAHTMYDGDTFFVLATGDAAADVNLVGAYAAEVVASAIVRAVRQARGRGGVPGLADGGVASV, from the coding sequence ATGAGTAAGGTCGTGAGGATCACCGACGTACCCGGCATCCGGGTGGGCCATGCCACCGACGAGCAGGGGATCACGGGGTGCACGGTGGTGCTATGCGAGTCCGGCGCCGTGGTGGGCGTCGATCAGCGCGGCGGCGCGCCCGGCACCCGGGAGACGGACTTGGCCCGCCCCATGCACCTGGTGCGGGAGGCGCACGCGGTGGTTCTGGCCGGGGGGAGCGCCTTTGGCCTGGCCGCGGCGGATGGGGTCATGCGCTGGCTGGCCGGGCATGAGGTGGGGTACGAGGCGCTGGGTGTGCGGGTGCCCATCGTGCCGGCGGCCATCCTCTTCGACCTGGCCCTGGGGGATCCGCACGCGCACCCGGATGCCGAGATGGGATGGCGCGCCTGTGAGGCGGCGACGGATGGCCCCATTGCTGAGGGAAGCGTCGGCGCGGGGACCGGCGCTACGGTGGGCAAGGTGTTGGGCATGGAGAGCGCGATGAAAGGGGGCATCGGCACGGCCGCCGAGGACCTGGGGAACGGATTGATCGTCGGCGCACTGGTGGCGGTCAACGCCCTGGGCGACGTGGTCGACCCCGCCACCGGGGGGATCCTGGCCGGCGCGCGCCTGCCGGACGGCGGGTTCGCGGATACGCTGGCCGTGCTGCGGCAGATGCGCATCCAGCCGCCGCCTGGGGAGTCGACGGTGATCGGCGTCGTGGTCACCAGCGCTCGGCTGGACAAGGAGGGGGCCTGTAAGGTGGCGCAGATGGCGCAGGATGGGCTGGCCCGCGCGGTGCGCCCGGCTCATACGATGTACGACGGCGATACCTTCTTCGTTCTGGCCACGGGGGATGCGGCGGCGGACGTGAATCTGGTGGGCGCGTATGCGGCCGAGGTGGTTGCCAGCGCCATCGTGCGGGCGGTACGACAGGCCAGGGGTCGGGGGGGGGTGCCCGGCTTGGCGGATGGCGGCGTCGCGTCAGTGTGA